A single Altererythrobacter sp. BO-6 DNA region contains:
- a CDS encoding energy transducer TonB: protein MAYADQQTSGNRIVAIILVGLIHVVVGYIFISGLAIEAVKKVAERVTTIDIEEPPPPEPEDEPPPPEQQQQQAPPPPVAPPPPISVAVNPPPIQTRPTIPPPAPPALVVPPPAPPAPPSQARGATTRDERRWAARIQENYPSRALREEIQGTVGVRVSVTPDGRVGTCQVTASSGSSILDEAACAGMQRYARFNPALDDAGNPTSGSYNTRITYRLN from the coding sequence ATGGCTTACGCTGACCAACAAACAAGCGGCAACCGTATCGTCGCCATCATACTGGTGGGTCTGATTCACGTAGTTGTCGGCTATATCTTCATCAGCGGCCTGGCGATCGAAGCGGTCAAGAAGGTTGCCGAACGTGTTACCACGATCGACATCGAAGAACCGCCCCCGCCCGAGCCGGAAGATGAACCGCCGCCGCCCGAGCAACAGCAGCAACAGGCACCTCCCCCACCCGTGGCCCCGCCGCCGCCGATCAGCGTTGCGGTAAACCCGCCGCCGATCCAGACCCGGCCGACCATACCGCCGCCGGCACCACCGGCGCTGGTTGTTCCGCCGCCGGCACCGCCCGCGCCGCCGTCACAGGCACGCGGGGCGACCACCCGCGACGAGCGCCGCTGGGCAGCCCGGATCCAGGAAAATTACCCCTCGCGCGCACTGCGTGAGGAAATCCAGGGCACCGTGGGCGTGCGCGTCTCGGTCACCCCGGATGGCCGCGTTGGCACCTGCCAAGTCACCGCTTCCAGCGGATCGAGCATTCTGGACGAAGCCGCTTGCGCCGGCATGCAACGTTATGCGCGTTTCAACCCCGCGCTTGACGATGCCGGAAACCCGACTTCGGGCAGTTACAACACGCGTATCACTTACCGACTGAATTAG
- a CDS encoding thioesterase family protein: protein MVRQTLYRLIADSAAIVCYAGSISGGMPRSCAGAVGRHSGKSKRMNKAMNFRILCLAIAAAMLPSPALAQAQPGAPTDRLTYADLAGLADGAELVVRAQIRRQIMLEPERAAGVAAGFARLYIEARTVALIAGPSGVGETLRYLVDVPLDSRGRAPKLKNAEVLLFARSVPGRPGELQLTSETAQFVYTPELEARLRPVLAALAAPDAPPQISGISDALSVPGNLAGESETQIFLNTESGSPVSITVLRRPGRPPTWGSHGARSSIRPHARRRPNRSNGIGLPARFRRVCHAEPTCRRTAPPRRRPHVTMRWCWANWAPACARSEAGQQADLAVEQDKVVPSAPGLALEASTMTQPFRHRFRVRYAEVDPQSVVFNSRYLEYADLIITEYWREAGLHFTGDGALEFHVVKAVVDFEKPIRADEIVEGRAWTTRIGNSSINTRIEFHGAGRSEDDRRAVIELVHVHVDLASGRSMAIPTSAREALGQREEQAHG, encoded by the coding sequence ATGGTCAGGCAAACGCTTTATCGGTTAATTGCCGATTCAGCGGCAATTGTCTGCTATGCAGGTTCGATCTCAGGTGGCATGCCACGATCCTGTGCTGGTGCTGTTGGGCGTCATTCAGGAAAATCCAAGAGAATGAATAAAGCCATGAATTTCAGAATTTTGTGTCTCGCGATCGCTGCCGCAATGCTGCCGTCGCCAGCGCTCGCCCAGGCCCAGCCCGGGGCGCCGACGGATCGACTCACCTATGCCGATCTCGCTGGCCTGGCCGATGGTGCGGAGCTGGTGGTGCGTGCACAGATTCGCCGCCAGATAATGCTGGAGCCGGAGCGTGCGGCGGGAGTCGCTGCGGGATTCGCGCGGCTCTATATCGAGGCGCGCACCGTCGCGTTGATAGCCGGGCCCAGCGGGGTTGGCGAAACGCTGCGCTATCTTGTCGATGTGCCTCTCGATTCGCGCGGACGCGCGCCGAAGCTCAAGAATGCGGAAGTCCTGCTGTTCGCACGCAGTGTGCCGGGGCGACCGGGCGAACTTCAGCTGACCAGCGAAACCGCCCAGTTCGTCTATACACCGGAATTGGAAGCGCGCTTGCGGCCGGTTCTGGCCGCGCTGGCTGCACCGGATGCGCCGCCGCAGATCAGCGGGATCAGCGATGCGCTGTCTGTGCCGGGCAACCTTGCCGGCGAATCCGAGACGCAGATTTTTCTGAACACTGAATCCGGCTCGCCCGTTTCGATAACAGTGCTGCGGCGCCCCGGTCGCCCACCGACGTGGGGGTCTCATGGGGCGAGATCATCGATCAGGCCGCACGCCCGCCGGCGCCCGAATCGATCGAATGGTATCGGCTTGCCTGCTCGCTTCCGGCGCGTCTGCCACGCGGAACCAACTTGTCGCAGGACAGCGCCGCCGAGGCGCAGGCCGCACGTGACTATGCGCTGGTGCTGGGCGAATTGGGCCCCTGCGTGCGCACGCTCTGAAGCGGGCCAGCAAGCCGATCTAGCAGTGGAGCAAGACAAAGTGGTTCCCTCCGCGCCCGGGCTCGCGCTAGAGGCGTCGACGATGACACAGCCTTTCCGCCACCGATTCCGCGTGCGCTATGCCGAAGTCGACCCGCAATCGGTCGTCTTCAACTCGCGCTATCTTGAATATGCCGATCTCATTATCACCGAGTACTGGCGTGAAGCCGGCCTGCATTTCACGGGTGATGGTGCGCTCGAATTCCACGTGGTCAAGGCGGTGGTGGATTTTGAAAAGCCGATCCGCGCCGACGAGATCGTCGAGGGTCGCGCCTGGACCACCAGGATCGGCAATTCATCGATCAACACGCGAATCGAATTTCACGGCGCAGGCCGGAGCGAGGATGACCGGCGCGCTGTGATCGAACTTGTCCATGTCCATGTCGATCTCGCAAGCGGTCGCTCGATGGCCATTCCAACCTCTGCCAGAGAGGCACTCGGACAACGCGAGGAGCAGGCGCATGGCTGA
- a CDS encoding MotA/TolQ/ExbB proton channel family protein, with protein MTIELLAPAAADVAPNQFGFWEAMEQGGPVAWFILAIMIIMSAGSFYILITKLFEQNKINKQYNRDVIGKFWQSSSLKEGAAKLEKNSAWRQVIDDALKAEDEHGKMTDKLEAHDWMHGSLQRSQDAINAKLAGGLPFLATVGATAPFVGLLGTVIGIYRALINIGIAGSASIDKVAGPVGEALIMTAIGLFVAVPAVFAYNWLQSRNRRIAERLSAFSTDILANLSSGGAVRPATKVAAKPATTAGGVQTAPKA; from the coding sequence ATGACTATCGAACTTCTTGCTCCTGCAGCTGCCGACGTGGCACCGAACCAGTTCGGCTTCTGGGAAGCCATGGAACAGGGCGGCCCCGTCGCCTGGTTCATTCTCGCAATCATGATCATCATGAGCGCCGGCTCGTTCTACATCCTGATCACCAAATTGTTCGAGCAGAACAAGATCAACAAGCAGTACAACCGCGACGTGATCGGCAAGTTCTGGCAGTCGTCGTCGCTCAAGGAAGGCGCTGCCAAACTTGAGAAGAACAGCGCATGGCGCCAGGTGATCGATGACGCCCTCAAGGCCGAAGACGAGCATGGCAAGATGACTGACAAGCTCGAAGCACATGACTGGATGCACGGCTCGCTGCAGCGTTCGCAGGACGCGATCAATGCGAAGCTGGCTGGCGGCCTGCCGTTCCTCGCCACCGTCGGCGCGACCGCACCGTTCGTCGGCCTGCTCGGCACCGTGATCGGGATCTACCGCGCACTGATCAACATCGGCATCGCCGGTTCGGCCTCCATCGACAAGGTCGCCGGCCCGGTTGGTGAAGCTCTGATCATGACCGCGATCGGTCTGTTCGTGGCTGTGCCTGCGGTGTTCGCCTACAACTGGCTGCAGAGCCGCAACCGTCGCATCGCAGAGCGCCTCTCGGCTTTCTCGACCGACATCCTCGCGAACCTCAGCTCCGGCGGCGCCGTGCGGCCGGCGACGAAGGTTGCCGCCAAACCTGCCACCACCGCTGGCGGTGTGCAGACGGCTCCGAAGGCCTGA
- a CDS encoding homoserine dehydrogenase has product MADSLRIGLAGLGTVGTGVIRLLETNRNLLTARAGRPLELVAVSARDRHRHRGIDLSLYGWEDDMSELARRDDVDVVVELVGGSDGPALALAKAALGAGKPLVTANKAMIAHHGLALAELAEAKDVALKFEAAVAGGIPVVKGLREGTSANALERIYGILNGTCNYILSTMEDTGADFAEVLREAQAKGYAEADPTFDIEAIDAAHKLSILAAIGFGARIDFAAVRTTGIAQVKAADIAQADALGYVIRLIAMTDVELDDGGTPRLLQRVRPCLVPKQHPLASVDGPTNAVVAEGNFSGRLLFQGAGAGEGPTASAVVADLIDIARDEVGAPFSIPVAQLAAMPPAEPGHRMERTYLRFTVADRPGVLAEITAAMRDAGVSIESLIQKARPDDGGDVLVAMVTHEGPERSIAEALALLEGSESLTAQPLVLPILPD; this is encoded by the coding sequence ATGGCTGATTCGCTGAGGATTGGCCTGGCTGGTCTTGGCACTGTGGGCACCGGCGTGATCCGCCTGCTCGAAACCAACCGCAACCTGCTGACCGCGCGCGCGGGCAGACCGCTGGAACTCGTGGCAGTCAGCGCGCGCGACCGGCATCGGCATCGTGGCATCGATCTATCGCTTTACGGCTGGGAAGACGACATGTCGGAACTGGCGCGGCGCGACGATGTCGATGTAGTGGTTGAACTGGTCGGCGGATCGGATGGCCCGGCGCTGGCGCTGGCCAAAGCGGCGCTGGGTGCGGGCAAGCCGCTCGTCACAGCCAACAAGGCGATGATCGCGCATCATGGGCTGGCTCTGGCCGAGCTGGCCGAAGCGAAGGATGTGGCGCTCAAATTCGAGGCAGCAGTTGCCGGCGGCATTCCCGTGGTGAAGGGCCTGCGCGAAGGCACTTCGGCCAATGCGCTCGAACGGATCTACGGGATCCTCAACGGCACCTGCAATTATATCCTCTCGACCATGGAGGACACCGGGGCCGACTTTGCCGAGGTGCTGCGGGAAGCCCAAGCGAAGGGCTATGCCGAGGCGGACCCGACGTTCGATATCGAAGCGATCGACGCGGCACACAAGCTGTCGATCCTTGCCGCGATCGGGTTTGGCGCGCGGATCGATTTCGCTGCCGTGCGCACCACGGGGATCGCGCAGGTCAAGGCGGCCGACATCGCCCAGGCCGATGCATTGGGGTATGTTATCCGTCTGATCGCGATGACCGATGTCGAGCTCGACGATGGCGGCACGCCGCGGCTGTTGCAGCGTGTGCGGCCGTGCCTCGTGCCCAAGCAGCACCCGCTTGCCAGCGTCGATGGCCCCACCAACGCGGTGGTGGCGGAAGGCAACTTTTCCGGACGGCTGCTGTTCCAGGGCGCGGGAGCTGGCGAAGGCCCGACTGCCAGTGCAGTGGTTGCAGACCTGATCGATATCGCGCGCGACGAAGTGGGTGCGCCGTTCTCGATTCCCGTTGCCCAGTTGGCCGCCATGCCGCCGGCCGAGCCAGGGCACAGGATGGAGCGCACCTACCTGCGTTTCACGGTGGCGGATCGCCCCGGCGTGCTGGCGGAAATCACCGCCGCGATGCGCGATGCCGGGGTGTCGATCGAAAGCCTGATCCAGAAGGCCCGGCCCGACGATGGCGGCGATGTTCTGGTGGCGATGGTCACCCATGAAGGGCCGGAGCGCAGCATTGCCGAGGCACTGGCGCTGCTCGAAGGTTCGGAAAGCCTTACGGCCCAACCCCTGGTGCTGCCGATCCTGCCGGACTGA